Proteins from a single region of Streptomyces sp. HUAS 15-9:
- a CDS encoding cytochrome P450 produces the protein MPSCPALPDGFDFTDPDLLHHRVPFPEFAELRRAEPVRWIPQPHGLAGFADDGYWAVTRHADVKYVSTHPEIFSSYLNTAIIRFGEHIERDAIDAQRLILLNMDPPEHTRVRQIVQRGFTPRAIRALEERLRARAHAIVQGALAQSGPFDFVTQVACELPLQAIAELIGVPQEDRAKIFDWSNKMIAYDDPEYAITEEVGAESATEIIAYAMNMAAERKRCPAHDIVSTLVAAEDEGNLNSDEFGFFVLMLAVAGNETTRNATTHGMHAFLTHPGQWDLYKRERPSTTAEEIVRWGTPVNSFQRTAAQDTELGGKQIRKGDRVGLFYASANHDPDVFDDPDTFDITRDPNPHLGFGGGGPHYCLGKSLAVLEIDLIFNAIADAMPGLRLAGDPRRLRSAWINGVKELQVTAD, from the coding sequence ATGCCCTCCTGCCCCGCGCTGCCCGACGGGTTCGACTTCACCGACCCCGATCTGCTGCACCACCGCGTCCCCTTCCCGGAGTTCGCCGAGCTGCGCCGGGCGGAACCGGTCCGCTGGATCCCGCAGCCGCACGGCCTGGCCGGGTTCGCGGACGACGGCTACTGGGCCGTGACCCGGCACGCGGACGTCAAGTACGTCTCCACGCACCCGGAGATCTTCTCCTCCTACCTCAACACCGCGATCATCCGCTTCGGTGAGCACATCGAGCGCGACGCGATCGACGCGCAGCGGCTGATCCTGCTCAACATGGACCCGCCCGAGCACACCAGGGTCCGCCAGATCGTGCAGCGCGGCTTCACGCCACGGGCCATCCGGGCCCTGGAGGAGCGCCTGCGCGCCCGCGCCCATGCGATAGTCCAGGGCGCCCTCGCCCAGTCCGGGCCCTTCGACTTCGTCACCCAGGTCGCCTGCGAACTGCCGCTCCAGGCCATCGCCGAGCTGATCGGCGTACCGCAGGAGGACCGGGCCAAGATCTTCGACTGGTCCAACAAGATGATCGCGTACGACGATCCCGAGTACGCGATCACCGAGGAGGTCGGCGCGGAGTCGGCCACCGAGATCATCGCCTACGCGATGAACATGGCCGCCGAGCGCAAGCGGTGCCCGGCCCATGACATCGTCTCGACGCTGGTGGCGGCCGAGGACGAGGGCAACCTCAACTCGGACGAGTTCGGTTTCTTCGTGCTGATGCTGGCGGTCGCGGGCAACGAGACCACCCGCAACGCCACCACCCACGGCATGCACGCCTTCCTCACCCACCCCGGGCAGTGGGACCTCTACAAGCGCGAGCGCCCGTCGACCACCGCCGAGGAGATCGTCCGCTGGGGGACCCCGGTCAACTCCTTCCAGCGCACGGCCGCGCAGGACACGGAGCTGGGCGGCAAGCAGATCCGCAAGGGGGACCGCGTCGGACTCTTCTACGCCTCCGCCAACCACGACCCGGACGTTTTCGACGATCCCGACACCTTCGACATCACCCGCGACCCCAACCCCCACCTCGGCTTCGGCGGAGGCGGCCCGCACTACTGCCTGGGCAAGTCCCTGGCCGTCCTGGAAATCGACTTGATCTTCAACGCGATAGCCGACGCGATGCCGGGTCTCCGCCTGGCCGGAGACCCCCGCCGTCTGCGCTCCGCGTGGATCAACGGCGTCAAGGAACTCCAGGTCACCGCGGACTGA
- a CDS encoding steroid 3-ketoacyl-CoA thiolase, with protein MAAEPVIVEAVRTPIGKRGGALANLHPAYLLGETYRELLGRTGIPADCVEQIVGGTVTHAGEQSMNPARTAWLTMGLPYETAATTVDCQCGSSQQASHMVANMVAGGVIDVGISCGVEAMSRVPLGSGSKHGPGKPFPDEWNVDLPNQFEAAERIARHRGLTRENVDSLGLLSQERAAVAWSEERFKKETFAVQVPTTEEEQHAGQGMWRLVDKDEGLRDTSMEALAGLKPVMPTAVHTAGNSSQISDGAAAIMWASKRMARALKLRPRARIVAQALVGANPHFHLDGPIDATKAVLGKAGMSLKDIDLVEINEAFASVVLSWAQVFEQDLTKVNVNGGGIALGHPVGATGARLIATALHELERRDKEFALITMCAGGALATGTIIQRL; from the coding sequence ATGGCCGCGGAACCCGTGATCGTCGAAGCCGTACGCACCCCCATCGGCAAGCGCGGCGGCGCGCTCGCCAACCTCCATCCCGCCTACCTCCTGGGCGAGACCTACCGTGAACTCCTCGGCCGCACCGGCATCCCCGCCGACTGCGTCGAGCAGATCGTCGGCGGCACGGTGACCCATGCCGGCGAGCAGTCCATGAACCCCGCCCGTACGGCCTGGCTGACCATGGGGCTGCCGTACGAGACCGCCGCGACGACCGTGGACTGCCAGTGCGGGTCCTCGCAGCAGGCTTCGCACATGGTCGCCAACATGGTCGCGGGTGGAGTCATCGACGTCGGGATCAGCTGCGGTGTCGAGGCGATGTCCCGCGTGCCGCTGGGGTCCGGCTCCAAGCACGGGCCGGGCAAGCCGTTCCCCGACGAGTGGAACGTCGACCTGCCCAACCAGTTCGAGGCGGCCGAGCGCATCGCCCGGCACCGGGGCCTCACCCGGGAGAACGTCGACTCCCTCGGCCTCCTCTCGCAGGAGCGGGCGGCCGTCGCCTGGTCCGAGGAGCGCTTCAAGAAGGAGACGTTCGCCGTCCAGGTGCCCACCACGGAAGAGGAACAGCACGCCGGGCAGGGCATGTGGCGGCTCGTCGACAAGGACGAGGGGCTCCGGGACACGTCGATGGAGGCGCTGGCCGGGCTGAAGCCGGTCATGCCGACGGCCGTGCACACGGCGGGCAACTCGTCGCAGATCTCCGACGGAGCGGCCGCGATCATGTGGGCGTCCAAACGGATGGCGCGGGCACTGAAGCTTCGACCCCGGGCCCGGATCGTCGCCCAGGCGCTGGTCGGAGCCAACCCGCACTTCCACCTGGACGGACCGATCGACGCGACGAAGGCCGTGCTGGGCAAGGCGGGCATGTCCCTGAAGGACATCGACCTCGTCGAGATCAACGAGGCCTTCGCCTCCGTGGTGTTGAGCTGGGCCCAGGTCTTCGAGCAGGACCTGACGAAGGTCAACGTCAACGGCGGTGGAATCGCCCTCGGGCACCCGGTCGGGGCGACCGGGGCCCGACTGATCGCGACGGCCCTGCATGAACTGGAGCGCCGGGACAAGGAGTTCGCGCTCATCACGATGTGCGCGGGCGGCGCGCTTGCCACCGGGACGATCATCCAGCGGCTGTAG
- a CDS encoding DUF397 domain-containing protein, with product MQSNPTLTGIRWRKSSYSSDQGGSCVECAPLGVLAWRKSSHSSDQGGNCVECAPVGALEWSKSSYSSDQGGDCIEIAEAPCATVAVRDSKNPTGPVVTLAPATFTAFLNWTATAAG from the coding sequence ATGCAGAGCAACCCGACTCTGACGGGGATCCGGTGGCGTAAGTCCAGCTACAGCAGCGATCAAGGCGGCAGCTGCGTCGAGTGCGCGCCCCTCGGCGTCCTCGCCTGGCGCAAGTCCAGTCACAGCAGCGACCAGGGCGGCAACTGCGTCGAATGCGCCCCCGTCGGCGCCCTGGAGTGGAGCAAGTCGTCGTACAGCAGCGACCAAGGCGGCGACTGCATAGAGATCGCCGAAGCCCCGTGCGCCACCGTAGCCGTACGCGACTCCAAGAACCCCACCGGCCCGGTGGTCACCCTCGCACCCGCCACCTTCACCGCGTTCCTGAACTGGACCGCTACAGCCGCTGGATGA
- a CDS encoding helix-turn-helix domain-containing protein codes for MTHINVLDPGASALDYYGFELRRHREAAGLTQKQLGDIINYTGSLVGQIETARKLPTPEFSERADVALGTGGLLSRLVVLVMRSQLPAWFQQVAELEARATEIGTFHTHMVHGLLQTEPYARAVLGTMDQCRLDDRVAVRLARQRIFEKEEPPVFWAIVGEAALYQKIGNQEAMRGQLARLLSFVDNPRINVQVLPYSAGAHAGLTGPFDLFRFPGDPPIVYTEGYGSGHPSANPDTIKDCSLRYDHLQAAALSLRESAELIRRVMEERYAEQPDSDGDPVA; via the coding sequence GTGACCCACATCAACGTCCTCGACCCGGGCGCCTCCGCGCTCGACTACTACGGCTTCGAGCTGCGTCGGCACCGCGAGGCGGCGGGGCTGACACAGAAACAGCTCGGCGACATCATCAACTACACGGGGTCGCTTGTCGGCCAGATCGAGACGGCCCGGAAACTGCCGACGCCGGAGTTCAGCGAGCGGGCGGATGTGGCGCTGGGGACGGGTGGGTTACTGTCCCGGCTCGTCGTTCTGGTGATGCGGAGTCAACTTCCGGCGTGGTTTCAGCAGGTGGCGGAGTTGGAGGCGCGGGCGACGGAGATCGGCACGTTTCACACTCACATGGTCCATGGCCTGCTGCAGACCGAGCCATACGCACGCGCGGTGCTCGGCACGATGGATCAGTGCAGGTTGGACGACCGGGTAGCCGTGCGACTGGCGCGCCAGCGCATCTTCGAGAAGGAGGAGCCCCCCGTCTTCTGGGCAATCGTGGGGGAGGCTGCGCTGTACCAGAAGATCGGCAATCAAGAAGCGATGCGGGGACAACTGGCGCGCCTGTTGTCGTTCGTTGACAACCCGCGGATCAACGTCCAGGTGCTGCCGTACTCGGCGGGGGCGCACGCGGGGCTTACCGGCCCGTTCGACCTCTTCCGCTTTCCCGGCGATCCCCCCATCGTCTACACCGAGGGCTACGGCAGCGGGCATCCGTCCGCCAACCCGGACACCATCAAGGACTGTTCGCTCCGTTACGATCATCTCCAGGCCGCCGCCCTCTCCCTCCGGGAATCGGCGGAGCTGATCCGACGGGTGATGGAGGAACGCTATGCAGAGCAACCCGACTCTGACGGGGATCCGGTGGCGTAA
- a CDS encoding ATP-binding protein — MNYHLPHYRMSLTASDHSVRHIRRIVRSLLDDWELTHLTDALELGVSELVTNVVRHVPDRRCSIAVLRLASSVRVEVTDGSAQVPLPLLGLVLDQEAEGGRGLALLDAVVDKWGVSPGVLGGKTVWFECGESPQATRRSPSGVRW; from the coding sequence GTGAACTACCACCTCCCCCACTACCGCATGAGTCTCACCGCCAGCGACCACTCGGTACGGCACATCCGCCGCATCGTCCGCTCGCTGCTGGACGACTGGGAGCTCACGCATCTCACCGACGCCCTGGAGCTGGGCGTGAGCGAGTTGGTCACCAACGTCGTACGGCACGTCCCGGACCGCCGCTGCTCGATCGCCGTGCTGCGGCTGGCCTCGTCGGTCCGGGTGGAGGTGACCGACGGTTCCGCTCAGGTCCCGCTCCCGCTTCTCGGCCTCGTCCTGGACCAGGAGGCGGAGGGCGGTCGCGGCCTCGCCCTGCTGGACGCCGTGGTCGACAAGTGGGGGGTGTCACCGGGCGTCCTCGGCGGCAAGACCGTCTGGTTCGAGTGCGGGGAGTCGCCGCAGGCGACGAGGCGGTCGCCCTCGGGAGTGCGCTGGTAG
- a CDS encoding glycosyltransferase family 39 protein yields the protein MSTATRGRSIRPAAPPRPPGVRAGTARHLTVLAPGALSVLLGLWGIRRQGTLWQDEAVTYDMAHRSLPDLWATLGTADVVHGLYYLLMHAVFRLWDGGLVALRLPSVLAMAGATVGVAALGRRLAGARAGLLAGTVFALLPAVQRYAQEGRSYALVTALVVAQTWVLLRACAERRGLWWTGYAALAVLSALLHEFALPALAAHGTTLLVARQPRAVLKAWAGACCCAVAAVTPLVLLSMRQSGQVAWIEVSVRGDVVSFLLIAGAGPAAARVHRRAGAHRALGELALPLLLVPPASLLLASAIKPLYVDRYVLYAEAGLALLVGAALDTLWRSVRLRAVLALAAAAAVLVAVGPVGTHLRGPTSRTDDVTAVSDAVRDTVAPGEGVLFLPASRRVWLLGQGPAPYGAHDLALAAAPHSSHTLYGTELPPKDIRNRMVRAPRIVVVREPARERHERSAREEMKEATLRDHFTRCARKTIRSARIEVYERGDHC from the coding sequence ATGTCCACGGCGACACGCGGTAGGTCCATCCGCCCTGCCGCACCACCCCGGCCGCCAGGCGTCCGGGCCGGGACGGCGAGGCACCTCACCGTCCTGGCCCCCGGCGCGCTCAGCGTGCTGCTCGGGCTGTGGGGGATCCGCCGACAGGGCACGCTGTGGCAGGACGAGGCCGTCACCTACGACATGGCTCACCGCAGCCTGCCCGACCTGTGGGCGACGCTCGGCACGGCCGACGTGGTGCATGGCCTCTACTACCTCCTGATGCACGCCGTGTTCCGGCTCTGGGACGGCGGCCTCGTCGCACTGCGGCTGCCGTCGGTGCTGGCCATGGCGGGTGCCACGGTGGGTGTCGCCGCACTGGGCCGACGGCTGGCCGGGGCACGGGCCGGACTCCTCGCCGGTACGGTGTTCGCGCTGCTGCCCGCCGTCCAGCGCTACGCCCAGGAGGGCCGCTCCTACGCCCTGGTGACCGCCCTCGTGGTGGCGCAGACGTGGGTCCTGCTCAGGGCGTGCGCCGAGCGACGCGGCCTCTGGTGGACCGGCTATGCCGCGCTGGCCGTCCTGTCCGCTCTCCTGCACGAGTTCGCGCTGCCCGCTCTCGCCGCGCACGGCACCACCCTGCTCGTGGCCCGGCAGCCGCGTGCCGTCCTGAAGGCGTGGGCGGGAGCGTGCTGTTGCGCGGTGGCGGCGGTCACTCCCCTGGTGCTGCTGAGCATGCGTCAGTCGGGACAGGTCGCATGGATCGAGGTGTCCGTACGCGGCGATGTAGTGAGCTTCCTGCTGATCGCGGGTGCCGGGCCGGCCGCCGCACGGGTGCACCGGCGCGCGGGCGCTCATCGGGCACTCGGCGAACTGGCCCTGCCCCTGCTCCTGGTGCCCCCGGCCTCCCTTCTGCTCGCCTCGGCGATCAAGCCCCTCTACGTCGACCGCTACGTGCTGTACGCCGAGGCCGGTCTGGCCCTGCTCGTGGGTGCCGCCCTCGACACGCTGTGGCGGTCCGTGCGCCTGCGCGCGGTCCTGGCGCTCGCGGCGGCCGCCGCCGTGCTGGTCGCCGTGGGACCCGTGGGAACGCATCTGCGCGGCCCGACGAGCCGCACCGACGATGTCACGGCCGTCTCCGACGCCGTGCGGGACACGGTGGCGCCCGGCGAGGGCGTGCTCTTCCTGCCCGCCAGCCGCCGCGTGTGGTTGCTCGGACAGGGGCCCGCGCCCTACGGCGCGCACGACCTCGCGCTCGCCGCCGCACCGCACTCCTCGCACACGCTCTACGGCACCGAGTTGCCGCCCAAGGACATCCGGAACCGCATGGTGCGCGCCCCACGGATCGTCGTGGTGCGCGAGCCGGCCCGGGAACGCCACGAGAGGAGTGCCCGGGAGGAGATGAAGGAAGCGACGCTGCGCGACCACTTCACGCGATGCGCCCGCAAGACGATCCGCAGCGCGCGGATAGAGGTGTACGAGCGCGGCGACCACTGCTGA
- a CDS encoding nSTAND1 domain-containing NTPase, producing MGRSEKPLDPGAGPVQRFAHELRELRRASGSPTYRDMARRAGYSAPTLSNAATGDRLPSLPVTLAYVEACGGRREEWEPRWRALAEELSARPAAQDEDDPDDPAPYRGLARFDPEDGDLFFGRDQLVEDLVGLVRKHRFVAVVGASGSGKSSLLRAGLVRALRNPGERDGRPAAIRICTPGQAPWHDHGALLEPVAGDADTVLVVDQFEEVFTLCQDPVERGEFIDGLLRCRTEAASRTEAAGSRLRVVIAVRADFYGRCTEHPGLVQALNAASLLVGPMSPEQVREAIVKPARAGRLVVERDLTARIVSDVAQEPGALPLMSHALLELWRRRRGRTLTLAAYEAIGGVQGAVAHTAEEVFTGFTADRTELARSLLLRLITPGEEAPDTRRPADRAELVRSEAAAEVLEALVRARLVTVDGTGVDLAHEALITAWPRLRTWAETDRERLRLQRRLTESAKEWAQLERDPGALYRGARLLAARDAFMGADGPAPDLTPLEREFLTTSVRTGRFVQPALVRMRRFVRSRWWLAFRLALLCAVVLWTVWFLNRDHP from the coding sequence GTGGGTCGTTCCGAGAAGCCGCTGGATCCAGGCGCGGGCCCGGTGCAGCGGTTCGCCCACGAACTGCGGGAGTTACGGCGGGCTTCCGGGAGTCCCACGTACCGGGACATGGCCCGCCGCGCCGGCTACTCCGCCCCCACCCTGTCCAACGCCGCGACGGGCGACCGGCTGCCGTCATTGCCGGTGACCCTGGCGTACGTCGAGGCCTGCGGCGGTCGGCGGGAGGAGTGGGAACCGCGCTGGCGCGCCCTCGCCGAGGAGCTCTCCGCCCGCCCCGCGGCACAGGACGAGGACGATCCGGACGACCCGGCGCCCTATCGCGGACTCGCCCGGTTCGATCCGGAGGACGGTGACCTGTTCTTCGGCCGTGACCAGCTCGTCGAGGACCTCGTCGGGCTGGTCCGTAAGCACCGTTTCGTCGCGGTCGTCGGGGCCTCGGGCAGCGGCAAGTCCTCGCTGCTGCGGGCCGGGCTCGTCCGGGCACTGCGGAACCCCGGCGAGCGGGACGGGCGGCCGGCCGCCATCCGGATCTGCACACCCGGTCAGGCCCCGTGGCACGACCATGGCGCGCTCCTGGAGCCGGTGGCGGGCGACGCGGACACCGTGCTGGTGGTCGACCAGTTCGAGGAGGTGTTCACGCTCTGCCAGGATCCGGTGGAGCGCGGGGAGTTCATCGACGGTCTGCTCCGCTGCCGTACGGAGGCCGCCTCCCGTACGGAGGCCGCCGGGTCCCGGCTGCGCGTGGTCATCGCGGTCCGGGCCGACTTCTACGGCCGGTGCACCGAGCATCCCGGCCTCGTCCAGGCGCTCAACGCGGCGAGCCTGCTGGTCGGGCCCATGTCCCCGGAGCAGGTCCGGGAAGCGATCGTGAAGCCGGCCAGGGCCGGGCGGCTGGTGGTGGAACGGGACCTGACCGCCCGGATCGTCTCCGACGTGGCGCAGGAGCCCGGCGCCCTGCCACTCATGTCCCACGCCTTGCTGGAGCTGTGGCGGCGCCGCCGGGGCCGCACCCTGACGCTGGCGGCGTACGAGGCGATCGGCGGGGTCCAGGGCGCGGTGGCGCACACGGCCGAGGAGGTGTTCACGGGATTCACGGCGGATCGGACTGAACTCGCCCGCTCGCTGCTGCTGCGGCTGATCACTCCGGGGGAAGAGGCGCCGGACACCCGGCGTCCGGCCGACCGGGCCGAACTGGTCCGCTCCGAGGCGGCGGCAGAGGTCCTCGAAGCCCTGGTACGGGCACGGCTGGTGACAGTCGACGGCACGGGAGTGGACCTCGCGCACGAAGCGCTCATCACCGCGTGGCCACGGCTGCGCACATGGGCGGAGACCGACCGCGAACGGCTGCGTCTGCAGCGACGGTTGACGGAGTCGGCCAAGGAGTGGGCGCAACTGGAGCGCGATCCGGGCGCCCTGTACCGGGGCGCCCGGCTGCTGGCCGCTCGGGACGCGTTCATGGGGGCGGACGGTCCCGCGCCCGATCTGACACCGCTGGAGCGGGAGTTCCTCACCACGAGCGTCCGCACCGGGCGCTTCGTCCAGCCCGCCCTGGTCCGGATGCGCCGATTCGTACGGAGCCGCTGGTGGCTCGCGTTCCGGCTGGCGTTGCTGTGCGCGGTCGTACTGTGGACCGTGTGGTTCCTCAATCGCGACCACCCGTGA
- a CDS encoding peptidase inhibitor family I36 protein — MRKLGVALGALALCATGAIMTAPTASAAESGAQASNFVLYQHDDYKGMKATFTGTDRELNNKYWDGTHQVMQNGASSMRNDTGSYVGMWDNGSSCTGKSYTAKPHSVDSDFSNNGFDNKASCVVFL, encoded by the coding sequence ATGCGCAAGCTGGGTGTGGCGCTCGGTGCTCTGGCCCTGTGTGCCACCGGTGCAATCATGACGGCGCCGACGGCATCGGCCGCCGAGTCGGGGGCGCAGGCTTCCAACTTCGTGCTGTACCAGCACGACGACTACAAGGGCATGAAGGCCACCTTCACCGGCACCGACCGGGAGCTGAACAACAAGTACTGGGACGGCACCCACCAGGTCATGCAGAACGGCGCCAGCTCGATGCGGAACGACACCGGCTCCTACGTCGGCATGTGGGACAACGGCAGCTCGTGTACCGGCAAGTCCTACACGGCGAAGCCGCACAGCGTCGACTCCGACTTCAGCAACAACGGGTTCGACAACAAGGCGAGCTGCGTCGTCTTCCTGTAA
- a CDS encoding DUF2330 domain-containing protein yields the protein MVGLRRWARARVRVLTVVLAVLGVQLSWLVAPAYACGCGAMVPQAQRQISVSRETSVLRWDGRQEQIEMRLTVQGDTDRAAWIMPVPHRASVDLGDPALFDQLDAATAPVHRTRHHFWPQAGDWPLDGADDDNAEAPPAAGAAPPRVGVVDRQRLGPFDVARLTATDPGALDNWLRTNGFTFPPRLSDALQPYVDRHWEYVAVRLAPETAGASLSGALDPIHLTFATDEPVYPMRLSRLARTPQSLGLYVLAAHRMEPRSSIGGAPPRVLFAGRLSAPEGPLARLASGTPYLTAVAQEFPQPSLIFADHVLRRTASDTPYQQVIYQDRLLEVAGMPAWLLTIGGSLALVVAVAALIAVRHARRPVVPPPPVHPPAPIG from the coding sequence ATGGTGGGACTCCGGCGGTGGGCACGAGCACGTGTGCGGGTGCTCACGGTGGTGCTGGCCGTGCTCGGCGTGCAGTTGAGCTGGCTCGTGGCGCCCGCGTACGCGTGCGGCTGCGGGGCTATGGTGCCGCAGGCGCAGCGGCAGATCAGTGTGTCCCGTGAGACGTCCGTGCTGCGCTGGGACGGGCGGCAGGAGCAGATCGAGATGCGGCTGACCGTGCAGGGCGACACGGACCGGGCCGCGTGGATCATGCCGGTCCCGCACCGCGCGTCCGTGGACCTCGGCGACCCGGCGCTGTTCGACCAGTTGGACGCCGCCACCGCGCCCGTGCACCGCACCCGGCACCACTTCTGGCCCCAGGCCGGCGACTGGCCGCTCGACGGCGCGGATGACGACAACGCCGAAGCGCCACCTGCCGCGGGCGCCGCTCCGCCCCGGGTGGGTGTCGTCGACCGGCAGCGGCTCGGGCCCTTCGACGTCGCCCGGCTCACCGCCACCGATCCCGGTGCCCTGGACAACTGGCTGCGCACCAACGGCTTCACCTTCCCGCCCCGGCTGAGCGACGCCCTCCAGCCGTACGTCGACCGGCACTGGGAGTACGTGGCGGTCCGGCTGGCCCCGGAGACCGCCGGCGCTTCCCTGAGCGGTGCCCTCGACCCGATCCACCTGACCTTCGCCACCGACGAGCCCGTCTACCCGATGCGTCTGTCCCGGCTCGCCCGTACCCCGCAGTCGCTCGGCCTGTACGTCCTGGCCGCGCACCGCATGGAGCCGCGCAGCTCGATCGGCGGCGCACCGCCCCGGGTCCTCTTCGCCGGTCGCCTCAGCGCGCCCGAGGGCCCGCTGGCCCGCCTCGCCTCCGGCACCCCGTATCTGACCGCCGTGGCCCAGGAGTTCCCGCAGCCCTCCCTCATCTTTGCCGACCACGTGCTGCGCCGGACCGCCTCGGACACGCCGTACCAGCAGGTGATCTACCAGGACCGGTTGCTGGAGGTGGCCGGGATGCCGGCGTGGCTGCTGACGATCGGGGGCTCCCTGGCCCTGGTCGTCGCCGTCGCCGCGCTGATCGCCGTCCGGCATGCGCGGCGGCCCGTCGTACCCCCGCCGCCGGTGCACCCCCCTGCGCCGATCGGCTGA
- a CDS encoding O-methyltransferase: MSGSQLWDDVDFYFSSHLAPDDEALQAALRDSEAAGLPHVNVTANQGKFLQLLAQIQDAHNILEIGTLGGYSTIWLGRALPADGRLISLEYSPRHAEVAVRNIARAGLEKIVEVRVGPALDSLPQLADENPAPFDLVFIDADKVNNANYVEWALKLTRAGSLIIIDNVVRGGRVVDAASYDDPDVRGNRAAIELIAAHPRLTGTAIQTVGSKGHDGFALARVLA, translated from the coding sequence ATGAGCGGGTCGCAGCTCTGGGACGACGTCGACTTCTACTTCTCCAGCCACCTCGCGCCGGACGACGAGGCGCTCCAGGCGGCGCTGCGCGACAGTGAGGCCGCCGGACTCCCGCATGTCAATGTCACGGCGAACCAGGGCAAGTTTCTCCAGCTGCTTGCCCAGATCCAGGACGCCCACAACATCCTGGAGATCGGCACGCTGGGCGGCTACAGCACGATCTGGCTCGGCCGCGCCCTCCCTGCCGACGGCCGGCTGATCTCCCTGGAGTACAGCCCCAGGCACGCCGAGGTCGCGGTCCGCAACATCGCCCGCGCCGGTCTGGAGAAGATCGTCGAGGTGCGGGTGGGCCCGGCCCTGGACTCGCTGCCCCAGCTGGCCGACGAGAACCCGGCCCCCTTCGACCTGGTCTTCATCGACGCCGACAAGGTCAACAACGCGAACTACGTGGAGTGGGCGCTGAAGCTCACCCGCGCGGGCAGCCTGATCATCATCGACAACGTGGTGCGCGGCGGCCGGGTGGTCGACGCGGCGAGCTACGACGACCCGGACGTCCGCGGCAACCGCGCCGCCATCGAGCTGATCGCCGCCCACCCCCGGCTCACCGGCACGGCGATCCAGACGGTGGGCAGCAAGGGCCACGACGGCTTCGCCCTGGCCCGGGTGCTGGCCTAG
- a CDS encoding FHA domain-containing protein, translating into MLELTMATVSAADAGATAGMLMADAPSEPGAVLRVGRDGSVCRLATPDDWLFVSRVHLEFLCGPDGGWQVTWLRGSQPDPSSVVRLVVGEYAQLVAYGGIVPLPRGGSGEIIIQDRTGPRSVNVGFYHEV; encoded by the coding sequence GTGCTCGAACTCACCATGGCCACCGTCTCCGCGGCGGACGCGGGCGCCACGGCCGGCATGCTCATGGCCGACGCGCCCAGCGAACCGGGCGCCGTGCTGCGGGTCGGCCGGGACGGGTCCGTGTGCCGTCTGGCCACACCCGACGACTGGCTGTTCGTCTCGCGGGTCCACCTGGAGTTCCTGTGCGGCCCTGACGGGGGCTGGCAGGTGACGTGGCTGCGCGGTTCGCAGCCCGACCCGTCGTCCGTGGTGCGGCTGGTGGTCGGGGAGTACGCCCAGCTCGTCGCCTACGGCGGGATCGTGCCGCTGCCCCGGGGCGGCTCCGGCGAGATCATCATCCAGGACCGCACCGGACCGCGCAGCGTCAACGTGGGCTTCTACCACGAGGTGTAG